The Desulfosporosinus acidiphilus SJ4 genome has a window encoding:
- a CDS encoding sensor histidine kinase, which translates to MDLKKRMILANASTVIIPMVITVFIAVAFLFIYCKMSGNDLSFKDYQRLSQIKLELLNTETGILQRSPEVVEEDEFQKHLQERLAEIQGELVIIKDGKMIFSSINLSKIDLEKSLDAGNMGRNEPIVIGDMTYSVQSVGLQFKDGTKGRVLLLAPLDQAATNLTRFIIIIGVTFVLLFMLTNILVSYHFSRRILKPLRNLQSAAAEISRGNLDQAIVEEGDQEIQALCRDLELMRLKLKDSVYSQLKYEDNRKMIISSISHDLKTPVTSIKGYVEGILDGIANTPEKMERYLKTISLKAHQVDQMIDDLLLYAKLDLNQIPFDFEKTDIGEYLKLCLLESEPELESSHIKVSLHIDLPQKQFVSLDRARMKRVIVNILDNSRKYMNKEQGEIKILLRDTFTSLIIELRDNGSGVSEGDLPHIFDRFYRSDKARSKGSGLGLAIAKQIVEGHKGRIWAVSHGEEGTSIMISLSKS; encoded by the coding sequence ATGGACCTAAAAAAACGGATGATTTTAGCCAACGCTTCAACAGTCATCATTCCAATGGTGATTACTGTTTTCATTGCCGTGGCTTTTCTTTTTATTTACTGCAAAATGTCCGGCAATGATTTATCATTTAAAGATTATCAACGTTTGTCACAGATTAAGTTAGAACTTCTAAATACCGAAACAGGTATTCTGCAGCGAAGCCCTGAAGTTGTTGAAGAAGATGAGTTTCAAAAACATCTCCAAGAACGGCTTGCCGAAATTCAGGGAGAGCTTGTGATTATTAAAGATGGAAAGATGATCTTTTCTTCCATCAATCTTAGTAAAATCGACCTGGAGAAATCCTTGGATGCCGGGAATATGGGGAGAAATGAACCCATTGTTATCGGGGACATGACTTATTCCGTTCAATCCGTAGGCCTTCAGTTCAAGGATGGTACGAAGGGCAGGGTGTTGTTATTAGCGCCCTTAGATCAAGCGGCGACAAACCTTACTAGATTTATAATTATAATTGGAGTGACGTTTGTTCTCCTCTTTATGTTGACTAATATTCTTGTATCCTATCATTTTTCACGCAGAATTCTTAAACCACTTCGTAACTTGCAAAGTGCCGCAGCGGAAATTAGCCGGGGAAATCTCGATCAGGCAATCGTTGAAGAAGGGGATCAAGAAATTCAGGCCTTATGCCGCGATCTTGAACTCATGCGCTTAAAACTCAAGGATTCCGTTTATTCTCAACTGAAGTATGAGGATAACCGGAAAATGATAATTTCGAGTATCTCCCATGATTTAAAAACCCCTGTAACCTCGATCAAGGGATATGTTGAAGGAATCTTAGACGGTATTGCCAATACTCCCGAGAAAATGGAACGTTATCTCAAAACTATCTCTTTGAAAGCTCATCAAGTTGATCAAATGATTGATGATTTACTTCTGTATGCAAAACTGGATTTAAATCAGATTCCCTTTGATTTTGAAAAAACAGATATTGGGGAGTACCTTAAACTCTGCCTGCTCGAAAGTGAGCCGGAATTAGAAAGCAGTCATATCAAGGTTTCTTTACATATTGATCTGCCTCAGAAGCAATTTGTGTCCCTGGATCGTGCCAGAATGAAGAGAGTCATCGTAAATATTCTCGATAATTCCCGTAAATATATGAACAAAGAGCAGGGTGAAATTAAAATTCTTCTCCGAGACACCTTCACCAGCCTTATTATTGAACTGCGTGATAACGGTTCGGGTGTCAGTGAAGGGGATTTGCCTCATATTTTTGATCGATTCTATAGATCGGATAAGGCTCGAAGTAAAGGAAGCGGTCTGGGATTGGCGATCGCCAAGCAAATTGTTGAAGGGCATAAGGGGAGAATTTGGGCTGTCAGCCATGGGGAGGAGGGAACGAGTATTATGATTTCTCTTAGTAAATCATAA
- a CDS encoding response regulator transcription factor, producing the protein MKKKILIIEDDLSIAELQKDYLEVADFDVMVCGNGSAGLSLLQEEEIDLLILDIMLPGMDGLEILKVMKENKAIPVLLVSAKKEEIDKIKGFSLGADDYITKPFSPGELVARVKAHLENYERLKLRFRETITKGNTLTIRGLEIDKESHRVFVLGQEVSLAQKEFSLLLYLAQNPNHVFGREELFERVWGLEAMGDSSTVTVHIARVREKIESDPSNPQYIETVWGAGYRFRV; encoded by the coding sequence ATGAAGAAAAAGATTTTAATCATTGAAGATGATTTAAGCATTGCGGAATTACAAAAGGACTATCTTGAAGTTGCCGACTTCGATGTTATGGTATGTGGGAATGGCTCAGCGGGCTTAAGCCTCCTTCAGGAAGAGGAGATAGATCTGCTGATCTTGGATATCATGCTGCCAGGAATGGATGGATTAGAAATCCTCAAGGTCATGAAAGAGAATAAAGCTATTCCTGTTCTTTTAGTTTCTGCCAAAAAAGAAGAAATTGATAAGATTAAAGGGTTCAGCCTGGGCGCCGATGATTATATCACCAAACCTTTTAGTCCCGGCGAATTAGTCGCCAGAGTTAAAGCTCATCTGGAGAATTATGAACGGCTGAAACTTAGGTTCCGGGAAACCATAACTAAAGGAAATACGCTGACGATTCGCGGACTGGAAATAGACAAGGAATCTCACAGAGTTTTTGTGCTCGGGCAGGAGGTAAGCTTGGCTCAGAAGGAGTTTAGTTTACTTTTATATCTAGCCCAAAATCCTAATCATGTGTTCGGACGGGAAGAGTTATTTGAACGTGTTTGGGGACTAGAAGCCATGGGAGATTCATCAACAGTAACAGTCCATATTGCAAGAGTGAGGGAGAAAATCGAAAGTGATCCTTCGAATCCCCAATACATCGAAACCGTTTGGGGCGCCGGCTATCGCTTCCGAGTTTAA
- a CDS encoding DUF892 family protein: MISQKEQMLLQDQKSHEEMCVQKYTKYANEAQDQQLKQLFNDHASHEKQHFNTLNQILNGQTPTISGQGQGQQTGGQNQTAQTKPAGQSVNQNDVALTKDMLVTEKYISGTYDTVIFECQDHSVRQALNHIQKEEQQHGEDLFNYLSSRGAYPVQ; this comes from the coding sequence ATGATCAGCCAAAAAGAACAGATGCTGCTTCAAGACCAAAAAAGCCATGAAGAAATGTGTGTTCAAAAATACACCAAATATGCCAATGAGGCTCAAGATCAACAATTAAAACAATTATTTAACGATCATGCCTCTCATGAAAAACAGCATTTCAACACTTTGAATCAAATTCTGAATGGGCAAACGCCGACTATAAGCGGGCAAGGGCAGGGCCAACAAACGGGAGGACAGAATCAAACGGCACAGACAAAGCCTGCAGGACAATCCGTAAATCAAAATGATGTTGCTTTAACTAAAGATATGCTTGTGACTGAAAAGTACATTTCTGGAACCTATGATACGGTCATTTTTGAATGTCAGGATCATAGTGTTCGTCAAGCCCTAAATCATATTCAAAAAGAAGAACAGCAGCATGGTGAGGATCTATTCAATTACCTCAGCAGCAGGGGCGCCTACCCTGTTCAGTAA
- a CDS encoding DUF134 domain-containing protein, producing MPRPRKWRKVCCLPESNQFGPLDAPINQDHFVTMTVDEYETIRLIDLEGFTQEESADQMKIARTTVQRIYNDARRKLAESLVRGKMLRIEGGDYKLCDGLEPYCGCGGCQRHRCEKNCQETNRN from the coding sequence ATGCCAAGACCAAGAAAATGGAGAAAAGTGTGTTGCTTGCCGGAAAGCAACCAATTTGGGCCGCTGGATGCTCCGATTAATCAAGATCATTTTGTGACTATGACTGTTGATGAGTACGAAACAATACGACTAATTGATTTGGAAGGGTTTACTCAGGAAGAGTCAGCCGACCAAATGAAAATTGCACGTACAACGGTACAGCGTATTTATAATGATGCGCGAAGAAAGCTTGCAGAGTCTTTAGTCAGAGGTAAAATGTTAAGGATTGAAGGCGGAGACTATAAGCTTTGTGATGGACTTGAGCCTTACTGCGGCTGTGGCGGTTGTCAAAGACATCGATGTGAGAAGAATTGCCAGGAAACTAATAGAAACTAG
- a CDS encoding NifB/NifX family molybdenum-iron cluster-binding protein: MKIAIPVNDKSMEAGVCDNFGRTPYYLIYDTESKESAFIDNSAIASQGGAGIKAAQIIVDNKVDALLTPRCGENAAEIIKAANIKLLKTINDSIKDNLNALNDGKLAVLAEIHAGFHGQGGH; the protein is encoded by the coding sequence ATGAAAATTGCAATTCCAGTCAATGACAAGTCTATGGAGGCAGGTGTGTGCGACAATTTTGGCAGGACACCCTATTATCTCATTTATGATACTGAGTCAAAGGAAAGTGCATTTATCGATAATAGTGCTATCGCAAGTCAAGGAGGTGCGGGCATTAAGGCTGCCCAAATTATTGTCGATAACAAGGTAGATGCCTTGCTTACACCAAGATGCGGTGAAAACGCGGCCGAAATTATTAAAGCAGCTAATATCAAACTCCTTAAAACGATTAACGACTCAATTAAAGACAATCTCAATGCTCTAAATGACGGAAAGCTGGCTGTATTGGCAGAAATTCATGCCGGATTTCATGGCCAGGGAGGACACTAA
- a CDS encoding 4Fe-4S binding protein: MKAAVLSGKGGTGKTLVSVNLAASAMDSVYIDCDVEEPNGHLFFKPQEIRTEKITIKIPIVDQKLCDGCRRCIDFCRFNALAYIKNQLLIFDEVCHSCGGCVLFCPEKALSEKESVIGEVQRGLSENVKVITGILETGKESGIPIIKVLLKDICSDQKFTVIDCPPGSACTVMESIKDADYCLLVAEPTLFGVHNLNMVYELVKLFNKPHGVVLNKCQEGANPAEEFCLERGIDIIGRIPFENELGTLNAEGLILVREKEKYRQMFSSLLQNVAKGVQHEAITNS, from the coding sequence ATGAAGGCAGCTGTGCTCAGCGGTAAGGGCGGCACAGGTAAAACGCTGGTATCCGTAAATTTGGCAGCTTCGGCAATGGATTCCGTTTATATTGATTGTGATGTAGAAGAGCCCAATGGGCATCTTTTTTTTAAGCCCCAAGAGATTAGAACTGAAAAAATTACAATTAAAATCCCTATTGTTGATCAGAAGCTTTGTGACGGTTGTCGTCGATGTATAGATTTTTGTAGGTTCAATGCTTTAGCCTATATCAAGAATCAATTGCTTATTTTCGATGAGGTTTGTCATTCTTGCGGGGGATGCGTACTGTTTTGCCCTGAGAAAGCGTTATCCGAGAAGGAAAGCGTTATTGGTGAGGTTCAAAGAGGCCTATCCGAAAATGTTAAAGTTATTACAGGAATATTAGAAACCGGGAAAGAATCAGGTATCCCGATTATAAAAGTGCTGTTAAAGGATATTTGTAGTGATCAGAAATTTACAGTGATTGATTGTCCCCCTGGAAGTGCCTGTACAGTTATGGAAAGCATCAAAGATGCAGACTATTGTTTGTTGGTGGCAGAACCAACGTTGTTTGGAGTCCATAATCTCAATATGGTTTATGAACTGGTAAAGTTATTTAATAAACCTCATGGTGTTGTTCTGAACAAGTGTCAGGAAGGAGCTAATCCGGCAGAAGAATTCTGCTTGGAAAGAGGCATTGATATTATAGGAAGGATACCCTTTGAAAACGAATTGGGAACCCTAAATGCCGAAGGGTTGATTTTAGTCAGAGAGAAAGAAAAGTATCGGCAAATGTTCTCTTCCCTGCTTCAAAATGTGGCTAAGGGGGTACAACATGAAGCAATTACTAATTCTTAG
- a CDS encoding ATP-binding protein: MKQLLILSGKGGTGKTTVASAFIKLAEAKAFADCDVDAPNLHLILNQSSEPRRGNFYGMSKAVIDPELCVQCDLCRQHCRFEAIQERIPYIVDTLACEGCGVCETICPEKAISFQPAVAGELMLYTDKKVFSTAQLKMGSGNSGMLVTEVKRNMKYAAVNADLAIIDGSPGIGCPVIASLSGVDMVLIVAEPSISGISDLERIIKTSEQFQTRVVICINKYDISPANTERIESYCQRNKLPVTGKIPFDPDAVKAINRGQSIIELDCASGRAVREVFTQTMNLL, from the coding sequence ATGAAGCAATTACTAATTCTTAGCGGCAAAGGCGGCACCGGTAAAACAACAGTTGCCAGTGCTTTTATAAAGTTAGCCGAAGCCAAGGCTTTTGCTGATTGTGACGTGGATGCCCCCAACTTGCACTTGATTTTAAATCAGTCATCAGAACCCAGACGAGGTAACTTTTATGGGATGTCCAAGGCAGTGATTGATCCGGAATTATGTGTGCAATGTGATTTGTGCCGACAACATTGCCGCTTCGAGGCAATTCAGGAGCGTATTCCTTATATCGTTGACACGTTAGCCTGTGAAGGCTGCGGTGTTTGTGAGACTATCTGCCCTGAAAAAGCCATATCTTTTCAGCCTGCCGTCGCAGGAGAACTTATGCTCTACACCGATAAAAAAGTATTTTCCACGGCTCAGCTTAAAATGGGAAGCGGTAACTCTGGGATGTTGGTCACTGAGGTTAAAAGAAATATGAAGTATGCGGCTGTCAATGCTGATCTGGCTATCATCGACGGTTCGCCGGGGATCGGATGTCCGGTAATTGCTTCACTGAGCGGTGTTGATATGGTACTGATCGTAGCGGAACCCTCTATCTCAGGTATTAGCGATCTGGAAAGAATTATTAAGACTTCTGAGCAATTTCAAACGAGGGTCGTTATTTGTATTAATAAATATGACATAAGCCCCGCCAATACAGAAAGAATAGAGTCCTACTGTCAAAGAAATAAACTTCCTGTTACCGGAAAAATACCCTTTGATCCAGACGCTGTTAAAGCAATCAATAGAGGGCAGAGCATTATTGAGCTGGATTGTGCTTCAGGGCGTGCTGTGAGAGAGGTTTTTACTCAGACAATGAACTTGCTGTAA
- a CDS encoding (Fe-S)-binding protein yields MIDHKELRPKDLGKPDEQLVRVKNRELMPLLPPYDKAGMEPPLTDPKPAWREKFCTSLDGYVGIDTLTRPKTKEEEDKFVQMFLSGLEKSFSDANNGALQPFLLSFEYCAKCDTCSSACHIYEASGKNELYRPIFRSEVLRKIVKKYFTKSGKLLGSFVGADIEVNWETIARLGELAYRCNLCRRCAQTCPLGLDNAILTKEIRKIFSQEMGIAPLPLHTKGTVLQLNTGSSTGITKPAFLDTIEFLEEDIEEKYGLKIKFPIDKKGADILLIHNAGEFMAWPENPIAFAILFEEAGLDWTLSSEIAGYDNVNYGIWYDDFQAKKIALMQMNVAKGLGVKRIVMGECGHAHKASMIVGDRMTYGDNKIPVESCLPLLWEMVKDKRLKLIPQRNNFPVTLHDPCNYVRGMGIVEPQRNVLREISPLFREMTPHGVDNYCCGGGSGFAITNSVNFSEWRNKVSSRKKFNQILGAFQDTIENPSIPKYVCAPCSNCKGAIRDILEFYEATEKFNVQYGGLVELMVNALVSMKKPFMEFLE; encoded by the coding sequence ATGATAGATCACAAAGAGTTACGCCCGAAGGATCTGGGAAAACCGGATGAACAGCTGGTTAGAGTTAAAAACAGAGAGCTCATGCCTTTACTGCCGCCCTATGATAAAGCGGGAATGGAACCTCCTTTAACAGACCCTAAACCTGCCTGGAGAGAAAAATTCTGCACTTCTTTGGATGGCTATGTAGGTATTGATACTTTAACTCGTCCGAAAACTAAAGAAGAAGAGGACAAATTCGTTCAGATGTTCCTCAGCGGCTTAGAAAAAAGTTTTTCAGATGCCAATAATGGAGCACTTCAGCCATTCTTATTGTCCTTCGAATATTGTGCCAAGTGTGATACCTGTTCTTCCGCCTGCCATATCTATGAAGCATCGGGGAAAAATGAACTATACCGGCCAATTTTCCGGTCTGAGGTTCTGCGGAAAATCGTCAAGAAGTATTTTACCAAAAGCGGGAAGCTGTTAGGCAGTTTTGTCGGCGCAGATATTGAGGTGAACTGGGAAACTATTGCCCGGCTCGGAGAATTAGCTTATCGCTGTAATCTTTGCCGCCGTTGTGCTCAAACCTGTCCTTTGGGATTAGATAATGCTATTCTTACCAAAGAGATACGTAAGATCTTCAGCCAGGAAATGGGTATTGCCCCCCTTCCTCTCCATACAAAAGGTACTGTTTTGCAGCTCAATACAGGTTCATCCACAGGAATTACCAAACCTGCTTTTCTGGATACCATCGAATTTCTTGAAGAGGACATCGAAGAAAAATATGGTTTAAAAATCAAATTCCCAATTGACAAAAAAGGTGCCGATATTCTGCTCATCCATAATGCCGGCGAATTTATGGCTTGGCCCGAAAACCCTATTGCTTTTGCCATTCTTTTCGAAGAAGCCGGGTTAGACTGGACACTGAGCAGTGAAATAGCAGGCTATGACAATGTAAACTATGGCATTTGGTATGATGATTTTCAAGCCAAGAAGATCGCTTTAATGCAAATGAACGTTGCTAAAGGGCTAGGAGTCAAGCGAATTGTTATGGGAGAATGCGGCCATGCCCATAAAGCTTCAATGATTGTGGGCGATCGCATGACTTATGGTGATAACAAAATTCCGGTTGAAAGCTGCCTGCCTTTGCTTTGGGAAATGGTTAAAGACAAACGTCTAAAGCTAATCCCTCAAAGAAATAATTTTCCAGTAACTCTTCACGATCCCTGTAATTATGTACGCGGCATGGGAATCGTTGAACCACAGCGCAATGTCTTGAGGGAAATAAGCCCTCTGTTTAGAGAAATGACACCTCACGGGGTGGACAATTATTGTTGTGGCGGGGGCAGCGGGTTTGCTATCACAAATTCCGTCAACTTTAGTGAATGGAGAAATAAAGTCAGTTCCCGCAAGAAGTTTAATCAGATCCTTGGAGCCTTTCAGGACACCATAGAAAACCCCTCTATTCCCAAATATGTTTGTGCTCCTTGTTCTAACTGTAAAGGAGCCATTCGAGATATTCTGGAATTCTACGAAGCCACAGAGAAGTTTAATGTTCAATATGGTGGTTTAGTGGAACTTATGGTCAATGCTCTAGTAAGTATGAAAAAACCGTTTATGGAGTTTTTAGAATAG
- a CDS encoding DUF3231 family protein, with protein sequence MSILEHSSSTISGQVPIEAIQHNIVDIPPTVAEINHLWSTYMAESMACCFQKHIVEMTKDSDYHNVIQSALDLSSKNITSIENIFKSIQHPIPAAFGEKDISPAPKLFDETFWILYTRIMTKYIFQNHYLAYTESTRSDIRQLFYEFIDGSRDIIRKADDVLLAKGVYPKTPPIAVPKKVDFIHDKDYFGSVFGNGRTLNALEISNILAILEFKVLIKALKLGFAQVVTSDEIRKFFNAGAKLAEKHIHVLRSILEKDGIPGPEIIDYRITDSQKPPFSDRLMLFHMTSTISYILTAYGTGLSRIMRKDVVTTYIKLMADILGMAKDGADLLIKNGWLEKIPETVDHRYLTH encoded by the coding sequence ATGAGCATTTTAGAACACTCAAGTTCTACTATTTCAGGACAGGTTCCCATTGAAGCCATTCAACATAACATAGTTGATATCCCACCTACTGTTGCCGAAATTAATCATCTTTGGTCAACTTATATGGCTGAAAGTATGGCCTGTTGCTTTCAAAAACATATTGTTGAGATGACAAAGGATTCCGATTACCATAATGTAATTCAATCCGCTTTAGATCTATCCAGTAAAAATATCACATCGATTGAAAACATATTCAAATCAATACAACATCCTATACCAGCGGCATTTGGCGAAAAAGATATATCACCTGCACCAAAATTGTTTGATGAAACATTTTGGATATTGTACACAAGAATTATGACCAAATATATTTTTCAAAATCACTATTTGGCTTATACCGAATCAACACGATCTGATATTCGACAACTATTCTACGAATTTATTGATGGTTCAAGAGATATCATTCGAAAAGCAGATGATGTTCTTTTAGCAAAAGGAGTTTATCCTAAGACACCCCCTATAGCTGTCCCTAAAAAAGTGGATTTCATTCATGATAAGGACTATTTTGGGTCTGTTTTTGGTAACGGCAGAACCCTAAATGCCTTAGAAATTAGCAATATCTTAGCAATCTTAGAATTCAAAGTACTAATTAAAGCCTTAAAATTAGGTTTTGCCCAAGTCGTAACCTCGGACGAAATCCGAAAATTCTTTAATGCCGGTGCAAAACTCGCTGAAAAACATATTCATGTGCTCCGTTCAATCCTAGAGAAAGATGGCATACCCGGGCCGGAAATAATAGACTATCGGATTACTGACTCCCAAAAACCTCCATTCAGCGACCGTTTAATGTTGTTTCATATGACAAGTACCATTTCTTATATTCTTACAGCTTACGGTACAGGTTTATCGAGAATCATGAGAAAAGATGTTGTTACCACTTATATCAAACTAATGGCTGACATCCTCGGAATGGCTAAGGATGGAGCAGATTTATTAATTAAAAACGGCTGGCTGGAAAAAATACCCGAAACAGTTGATCATCGTTACTTAACCCATTAA